The genomic DNA AAGGAATATTGTGTATGGCAATGTAAGTGGGTGAACTGGATCATATTTTACAAATATAGGCCAATTGGTTGTGCAAGCAAGGCACATTTTTCAGCCATATTTGGCCATTTTGGGTTAAGTTAATAGCGCATGTATTCACGCGTTATTAGTATATTGAATTAAGCAGGTAATTGTAGCTTGTATTAACGATATAGCACGCTATTGAGCGCTTGTATTGTTTTTTCTACATTAGGTAATATCTCTTGTATTAAGGTAGGTGCATAGGGTAAAGGTACATCTGCACTGTTCACCTTAAGGATAGGCGCATCTAAATGGTCAAATGCATGCTTTTGTACTTGATAGGTGATTTCAGAAGCAATAGATGCCAATGGCCAAGCTTCTTCCACAATAACTAACCTATTTGTTTTCTGTACCGATTGTATCACGCATGCCAGGTCTAAGGGACGTACTGTTCGCATGTCAATCAGCTCAACATCTATACCTTGAGTTTGTAATTGCTTAGCAGCTTCCCAAGCTATTTTCATCATTTTACCGAAAGATACTAAGGTAACATCTTTGCCAGGTTTTACTACATCTGCTTTTCCTATAGGAATCAAATATTCTTCTTCTGGTACTTCGCCTTGGTCGCCATACATGAGTTCAGATTCCATAAATATAACAGGGTCATCATCGCGAATAGCCGATTTAAGTAATCCTTTGGCGTCGTAAGGGTTAGAGGGTACAACTACTTTTAAACCAGGACAATTCGCATACCAGTTCTCAAAATTTTGTGAGTGCTGGGAGCTAAGCATACCTGCGTTGCCTGTGGGTCCTCTAAATACAATAGGTACAGGAAATTGGCCACCTGACATAGACATCATTTTGGCAGCTGAATTGATAACCTGATCTATGGCTACTAAAGAGAAGTTGAAAGTCATAAACTCTATAATAGGCCGTAAGCCATTCATAGCAGCTCCTACGCCTAAGCCGGCAAAGCCTAGTTCTGAAATAGGAGTGTCTATGATTCTTTTAGGCCCAAACTCTGTTAACATGCCTTGGCTTACTTTGTAAGCACCATTATATTCGGCTACTTCTTCCCCCATTAAGAAGATTTGGTTATCTCTTCGCATTTCCTCTGACATGGCTTCTTGGAGGGCTTGTCTAAATGCTATTTTTCTCATGAAGTTAAAAGATTTTTAATTGGCAAATATAATAAATACCTTGAGTAATCTGGCTACCGTCTATAAAAAAACTGGCCAAAGTTAAATTCTGTAAGTATAAGATATTCTTATTTGTTAATCACTTAGCCTTCTTTCAAGTACTCATTAATGGCTATACGTAACTCTTGTGCTGATAAGTTATGTTCTAATATGCCTTTACGTGCTACTGAAATTTGTCCAGTTTCTTCTGAAATGATTACAACTAAAGTATCAGTAACCTCTGACATTCCAATGGCAGCCCTATGTCTAAGCCCAAATTGTGCTGGCAAGTTTTGTCGTTCTGTAACAGGTAAAATACAGCGGGCTGCTATTATTTTAGCTTGGTAGATAATAACTGCGCCATCATGTAGCGGGCTTTCCTCATTAAATATAGCTAAAAGTAGCCTTTTGGAGATTAAAGCCTCTAAGAGATCTCCAGATTCTATATAAAATTTTAAATCTTCTGTGTTTGATAGGACAATAAGGCCGCCTGTATTAGTACCACCTAGTATTTTAGATGCTTCTACAATAGCTGTAATATTAAAAGATAAATCAGATTTCTTTTTTAGTCCAGGAATGCGTACTAATAGTTGTTTCCCACTCAAAAAAAACAAACTGCCCAGCGTAGAAAAGAATTTTTTAATTTCGTATTGGAAAAGTACAACAGTTGCTATAGCACTTATGCCTGTAATCTGTCGTAATATTTGTCCAAGTAACCGCATTCCTACTTTATCAGCTAGCCAGGAGATAAGATAAACTGTTGAGAATCCTAAGATTGTTTTAACAGCAACGCTTCCTCTGATCAGCTTATACAGTTGATAAAGTAATAGGCTAACAAGTAAAATATCTATAATATCAACTGGCGTAATAGTTGATAATCCTAGGTTATATGCGATCACTTATAATCTTTAATTAATTTGAGGGTTGAAGTAATGAGCGCTAAAGAATAAAAAATATTTAAATTAGACTACTAATAAATATGAAAAATTATCAAAAATCTATACTAAGTGGCTATTAAGAAGAGATAAAACTAAAAATAAATTTAAATTTGGGTAAAGAGAGCCTTT from Candidatus Amoebophilus asiaticus 5a2 includes the following:
- the cdaA gene encoding diadenylate cyclase CdaA — encoded protein: MIAYNLGLSTITPVDIIDILLVSLLLYQLYKLIRGSVAVKTILGFSTVYLISWLADKVGMRLLGQILRQITGISAIATVVLFQYEIKKFFSTLGSLFFLSGKQLLVRIPGLKKKSDLSFNITAIVEASKILGGTNTGGLIVLSNTEDLKFYIESGDLLEALISKRLLLAIFNEESPLHDGAVIIYQAKIIAARCILPVTERQNLPAQFGLRHRAAIGMSEVTDTLVVIISEETGQISVARKGILEHNLSAQELRIAINEYLKEG
- a CDS encoding pyruvate dehydrogenase complex E1 component subunit beta, yielding MRKIAFRQALQEAMSEEMRRDNQIFLMGEEVAEYNGAYKVSQGMLTEFGPKRIIDTPISELGFAGLGVGAAMNGLRPIIEFMTFNFSLVAIDQVINSAAKMMSMSGGQFPVPIVFRGPTGNAGMLSSQHSQNFENWYANCPGLKVVVPSNPYDAKGLLKSAIRDDDPVIFMESELMYGDQGEVPEEEYLIPIGKADVVKPGKDVTLVSFGKMMKIAWEAAKQLQTQGIDVELIDMRTVRPLDLACVIQSVQKTNRLVIVEEAWPLASIASEITYQVQKHAFDHLDAPILKVNSADVPLPYAPTLIQEILPNVEKTIQALNSVLYR